In Anaerolineae bacterium, the following are encoded in one genomic region:
- a CDS encoding exonuclease SbcCD subunit D has product MSDPIRILHFADAHIGLEAYGRTDPETGLSSRAEDFFARLAEVRDHAAAHGADLAIFGGDAFQTRNPSPTYQREFARFVRDLAALCPVLLLVGNHDLPASAGKAASIEIYATLGVPNVIVGVDYALHRIETVRGPVQVAAAPYPVRARLLAEGQARGLTLAELDAALEHALVDRLRALAEEADSDPAPRVLAGHFSVRGARPGSEQANMLGRDVTVPLEALTDRRWDYVALGHRHRHQVLTLPGSIPPVVYSGSLERLDFSEEGEPKGFCWAEVARGAASWRFVPLAARPFVTVRADARDSRDPTAAVLAAAEELEMNDAIVRVIVALSETNAHLLQEGAIRRALFAAGADHVAAIQVEVAHPVHARLGASPERLPPEELVRRYFEGKSTPPDRLRDLLDAAREILSDEEA; this is encoded by the coding sequence ATGAGCGACCCGATCCGCATTCTCCACTTCGCCGACGCCCACATCGGGCTGGAAGCCTACGGGCGGACCGACCCGGAGACCGGTCTCAGTTCCCGCGCGGAGGATTTCTTCGCCCGGCTGGCGGAGGTGCGCGATCACGCTGCCGCGCATGGCGCCGACCTGGCGATCTTCGGCGGCGATGCCTTCCAGACGCGCAACCCTAGCCCGACCTACCAGCGCGAGTTTGCCCGCTTCGTGCGGGACCTGGCCGCGCTGTGCCCGGTGCTGTTGCTGGTCGGCAACCACGATCTACCGGCCAGCGCCGGCAAGGCCGCCAGTATCGAGATTTACGCGACGCTGGGCGTGCCTAACGTGATTGTCGGCGTGGACTACGCCCTGCACCGCATCGAGACGGTGCGCGGGCCGGTACAGGTGGCCGCTGCGCCTTACCCCGTCCGCGCCCGGCTGCTGGCGGAAGGCCAGGCGCGCGGCCTGACCCTGGCCGAACTGGACGCCGCCCTGGAGCACGCCCTGGTGGATCGGCTGCGCGCCCTGGCGGAGGAAGCCGACTCTGATCCGGCCCCGCGCGTGCTGGCCGGGCACTTCAGCGTGCGCGGGGCACGGCCCGGCAGCGAACAGGCCAACATGCTGGGCCGCGACGTGACCGTGCCCCTGGAAGCGCTGACCGACCGCCGCTGGGATTATGTAGCCCTGGGCCACCGCCACCGCCATCAGGTTCTAACGCTGCCGGGCAGCATCCCCCCGGTTGTCTACAGCGGAAGCCTGGAGCGGTTGGACTTCAGCGAAGAAGGGGAACCAAAGGGCTTTTGCTGGGCGGAGGTGGCGCGCGGCGCAGCAAGCTGGCGCTTTGTGCCGCTGGCGGCGCGGCCCTTTGTGACCGTACGGGCCGACGCCCGCGACAGCCGCGACCCGACCGCCGCCGTTCTGGCGGCCGCTGAAGAGCTGGAGATGAACGACGCCATTGTGCGCGTGATCGTCGCCCTCAGCGAGACCAACGCCCACCTGCTGCAGGAAGGCGCCATCCGCCGCGCTCTGTTCGCCGCCGGAGCCGATCACGTGGCCGCTATCCAGGTGGAGGTAGCCCACCCGGTACATGCCCGGCTGGGGGCCAGCCCGGAGCGCCTGCCACCAGAGGAACTGGTGCGGCGCTACTTTGAGGGCAAAAGCACACCGCCGGATCGCCTGCGCGATCTACTCGACGCCGCGCGGGAGATATTGAGCGACGAGGAGGCCTGA
- a CDS encoding serine hydrolase has protein sequence MPLEKLEAFIFEQLAATHLPGLSAAVVRGGDVIWARGFGFRDLAAGLPATPDTLYGIGSVTKSFTTLAIMQLAEAGLLSVDDPVEKFIPEFQVRPGGELVRLWHLMTHTSGLPALAYMEQIIYAHTDGSDIPLPISTTADLLTFMKDARDWTLNKPGERWYYLNEGFALLGEIITRVSGQPYAEYVAEHILKPLGIARTTFDQAALAADKNAAVPYVVTPEGKREPSSYVFNTLQADGALVSSVAEMARYIQMYLNGGEYNGARLISAASLAEMQTPRITQPERGTHFGPPGYAYGLQVTPDFLGRQVIGHGGSVGVATAHMAFIPAENIGIMLLANGTGYPMSYFAFYGLAELLGKDPEALPFIRHMRRLEALTGTYETYRATMRAQIRRAGDFLIYEKAGKLSQAKAVLIPDDVSDEVSTFYVQDGGGVQMPVEFRRKPDGPTEMIFGRYLFRRTGKLP, from the coding sequence ATGCCGCTGGAAAAACTGGAAGCCTTCATCTTTGAGCAGCTTGCCGCCACCCACCTGCCCGGCCTGAGCGCCGCCGTGGTACGCGGCGGCGACGTGATTTGGGCGCGGGGCTTCGGCTTCCGCGACCTGGCCGCCGGTCTGCCCGCCACGCCTGACACGCTGTACGGCATTGGCTCCGTCACCAAGTCGTTCACCACCCTGGCGATCATGCAACTGGCAGAAGCGGGCCTGCTCAGCGTTGATGACCCGGTCGAGAAGTTCATCCCGGAGTTTCAGGTCCGCCCCGGTGGGGAGTTGGTGCGCCTCTGGCACCTGATGACCCACACCTCCGGCCTGCCAGCGCTGGCCTACATGGAGCAGATCATCTACGCGCATACCGACGGCAGCGACATCCCCCTGCCGATCAGCACCACCGCCGATCTGCTGACCTTTATGAAGGACGCCCGCGACTGGACACTGAACAAGCCCGGCGAGCGCTGGTACTACCTCAACGAAGGTTTCGCCCTGCTGGGCGAGATCATCACCCGCGTCAGCGGTCAGCCCTATGCCGAATATGTCGCTGAGCACATCCTCAAGCCGCTGGGCATAGCCCGCACCACGTTCGACCAGGCCGCCCTGGCGGCGGACAAAAACGCCGCCGTGCCCTATGTCGTCACCCCGGAAGGCAAACGGGAACCCTCCAGCTACGTTTTCAACACACTGCAGGCCGATGGTGCGCTGGTCAGCAGCGTGGCGGAGATGGCCCGCTACATCCAGATGTATCTCAATGGCGGCGAGTACAACGGCGCGCGGCTGATCAGCGCCGCCAGTCTGGCCGAGATGCAAACGCCGCGCATCACCCAGCCAGAGCGCGGGACGCACTTCGGCCCGCCTGGCTATGCTTACGGCCTGCAGGTCACCCCGGACTTTCTGGGCCGGCAGGTGATCGGGCACGGCGGATCGGTCGGTGTGGCCACCGCGCACATGGCTTTCATCCCGGCAGAAAACATCGGGATCATGCTACTGGCCAATGGCACGGGCTATCCGATGAGCTACTTCGCCTTCTACGGCCTGGCCGAACTGCTTGGCAAAGACCCGGAGGCGTTGCCTTTCATCCGCCACATGCGCCGCCTGGAAGCCCTGACCGGAACCTACGAGACCTACAGGGCCACCATGCGCGCCCAGATTCGCCGGGCGGGCGATTTTCTCATCTACGAGAAAGCCGGCAAGCTCTCCCAGGCAAAAGCCGTGCTGATCCCGGACGACGTCAGCGACGAGGTGTCAACCTTCTACGTGCAGGATGGCGGCGGCGTGCAGATGCCGGTGGAATTCCGCCGCAAGCCGGATGGCCCCACCGAGATGATCTTTGGCCGCTACCTGTTCCGCCGCACCGGTAAACTGCCCTGA
- a CDS encoding serine/threonine protein kinase, producing the protein MIGSTMMGDRSTPGTGDDLLGRTIGHYQILRELGRGGMATVYLARQTNMNRQVAIKVLPRIFLHDPTFLERFKREVQLIAELEHPHILPVYDFGEVDGIPYIVMRYLSGGSMLDLLIDGLPPLANLEKPIQQVCAALDFAHSEGIIHRDLKPSNIMLDEHGNAYLSDFGIAQIMQDAGRLTGSALIGTPAYMSPEQAEGRPLDARSDVYALGVVLFEMVTGREPFQADTPMAMLLKQIAEPMPSPRAYRPDLPAAVEQVILRATLKDPALRYPSAGVLAAAFSQALRTISPEQSSVRLPRPPSTEITMLPRREAPTEAEMASEVEDLPTVLGAEDLAVPTMPAERPSRRSIPAGKSFPAAEKLPTAQAGEAAVAPQAGRRRWVGVLAGVLIVLFLAFGAVRLLRNNWPGGLLREAEPTAFPGATLRTGPDRLYWLAVPEGWQERQLPVEDGLAVLWAPEDDSAFVALRLTPLDAAEALAALVERHSRTAYGDARLFVPIDRAEQPDGRLRVSYRIPQPGTLYNRFGPGQLDLFYSRAGSQLVTLAFFTSDSADVDLLLPVLQKVLDSVVINLSG; encoded by the coding sequence ATGATCGGTTCCACCATGATGGGCGATAGATCCACGCCGGGCACAGGCGATGACCTGCTGGGCCGCACGATCGGGCATTACCAGATCCTGCGGGAACTGGGGCGTGGCGGGATGGCGACCGTTTACCTGGCCCGCCAGACCAACATGAATCGCCAGGTGGCAATCAAGGTGTTGCCGCGTATTTTCCTGCACGATCCAACCTTCCTGGAGCGTTTCAAGCGGGAAGTCCAGCTCATCGCCGAACTGGAACATCCGCATATCCTGCCCGTCTACGACTTTGGCGAGGTGGACGGCATCCCTTACATCGTCATGCGCTATCTGAGCGGCGGTAGCATGCTCGACCTGCTGATCGACGGCCTGCCGCCACTGGCTAACCTGGAAAAACCGATCCAGCAGGTGTGCGCCGCGCTGGACTTTGCTCACAGCGAGGGCATCATCCACCGCGATCTCAAGCCCTCGAACATCATGCTGGATGAGCACGGCAACGCCTACCTTTCGGACTTCGGCATTGCCCAGATTATGCAGGACGCCGGACGATTGACCGGTTCCGCCCTGATCGGTACGCCGGCGTATATGTCGCCGGAACAGGCGGAAGGCCGCCCGCTGGATGCCCGCTCGGATGTGTACGCGCTGGGGGTAGTGCTGTTTGAGATGGTGACCGGGCGCGAGCCGTTCCAGGCGGACACGCCAATGGCTATGCTGCTCAAGCAGATCGCCGAGCCGATGCCCTCCCCGCGCGCCTACCGGCCTGACCTGCCGGCGGCGGTGGAACAGGTTATCCTGCGGGCGACGCTCAAGGACCCGGCGCTGCGCTATCCCTCAGCAGGGGTGCTGGCAGCGGCCTTTAGCCAGGCGCTGCGCACGATTTCGCCGGAACAGAGCAGCGTCCGCCTGCCGCGCCCGCCTTCCACCGAGATCACCATGTTGCCGCGCCGGGAAGCGCCGACCGAGGCCGAGATGGCGAGCGAGGTGGAGGACCTGCCAACGGTGCTCGGCGCTGAAGACCTGGCCGTACCAACCATGCCGGCGGAGAGACCATCGCGGAGAAGTATCCCGGCGGGGAAAAGCTTCCCGGCGGCGGAAAAGCTGCCAACGGCGCAGGCAGGCGAAGCCGCCGTTGCGCCCCAGGCCGGTCGCCGCCGATGGGTGGGGGTGCTGGCCGGGGTATTGATCGTTCTGTTTCTGGCCTTCGGCGCGGTGCGGCTGCTGCGGAATAACTGGCCCGGCGGCTTGCTGAGGGAAGCAGAACCGACTGCGTTCCCCGGTGCAACGCTGCGCACCGGCCCGGATCGGCTTTACTGGTTGGCCGTGCCGGAAGGCTGGCAGGAGCGGCAATTGCCTGTTGAGGACGGCCTGGCGGTCCTGTGGGCGCCGGAAGATGACAGCGCGTTTGTGGCGCTGCGGCTAACCCCCCTGGACGCCGCGGAGGCGCTGGCAGCGCTGGTCGAGCGCCACAGCCGCACCGCTTACGGCGATGCACGCCTCTTTGTGCCGATTGACCGGGCCGAACAGCCGGATGGGCGGCTGCGGGTCAGCTATCGCATCCCGCAGCCGGGGACGCTATATAACCGCTTTGGCCCCGGCCAGCTTGATCTGTTCTATAGCCGGGCTGGCTCGCAGCTGGTCACGCTGGCGTTCTTCACCAGCGATAGTGCAGATGTGGACCTCCTGCTGCCGGTGCTGCAGAAGGTGCTGGATTCGGTCGTGATCAATCTTTCCGGGTGA